In Pseudobacter ginsenosidimutans, the following are encoded in one genomic region:
- a CDS encoding GlxA family transcriptional regulator codes for MKKLIIVVPAGQNNLSSVVGPYKFFVKANEYFKTRGLPRVFDVQLAGINEKEELYDGLFSIKPHTYIRLIDKADFVIIPALAHHNLLEVVSMNQELIAWLKQQYNLGAELASICTGAFILASTGLLDGKSCSTHWNAAALFRQAFPEVQLQTDKILTDEQGIYTNGGAYSFLNLMLYLVEKYYDRETALFCAKVFQVDIERNSQSVFIMFNGQKDHMDDVIRDAQHYIEQNFQEKFSMEELAGRFALSRRNFDRRFLHATGNTPGEYQQRVRVEQAKKMLESGRSNVSEVMYEVGYTDLKAFRGTFKKVTGLTPLDYRNKFSRRSIAVVKSD; via the coding sequence ATGAAAAAGCTCATCATTGTTGTGCCGGCAGGACAGAACAATCTCAGCAGTGTGGTTGGTCCTTATAAATTCTTCGTGAAGGCCAACGAGTATTTTAAAACGAGAGGATTGCCGCGGGTATTTGATGTGCAACTAGCTGGAATAAATGAAAAAGAAGAATTGTACGATGGCTTGTTTTCGATAAAACCGCATACATATATCCGTTTGATTGACAAGGCAGATTTTGTGATCATTCCTGCGCTGGCCCATCATAATCTTTTGGAAGTAGTGAGTATGAACCAGGAACTTATTGCCTGGTTGAAGCAACAATACAATCTGGGCGCTGAACTGGCCAGTATCTGTACCGGAGCTTTTATTCTTGCATCAACCGGGCTGCTGGATGGGAAAAGCTGCTCTACTCACTGGAACGCAGCAGCGCTTTTCAGACAAGCTTTTCCGGAAGTACAACTTCAGACTGATAAGATCCTCACGGATGAACAGGGTATTTACACTAACGGTGGCGCTTACTCTTTTCTCAATCTCATGCTCTACCTGGTAGAAAAATATTACGACAGGGAAACAGCCTTGTTCTGCGCCAAAGTCTTCCAGGTTGATATCGAAAGGAACAGCCAGTCGGTCTTCATCATGTTCAACGGGCAAAAAGACCATATGGATGATGTGATCCGCGATGCGCAACATTATATCGAACAAAACTTCCAGGAGAAATTCTCCATGGAGGAACTGGCCGGCAGGTTTGCATTGAGCCGTCGGAATTTCGACAGGCGGTTCTTGCATGCAACCGGCAATACGCCGGGGGAATACCAGCAAAGGGTAAGAGTAGAGCAGGCGAAGAAGATGCTGGAATCGGGTCGTAGCAATGTTTCTGAGGTAATGTATGAAGTGGGGTATACCGATCTGAAGGCTTTTCGCGGCACATTCAAGAAAGTTACCGGTCTTACTCCACTGGATTACCGGAACAAATTCAGCAGGCGATCCATTGCTGTGGTGAAATCAGATTAG
- a CDS encoding lipocalin family protein, with protein sequence MKRIKLLAAASLSLVLFFTACSPSKVASPEGDKVNLKGTWTVSNVDLDGVSKNGFKVTVFDDALYTCYIGSQWSLVPNGNGSYTVPASGDCTGGQRNIYWSVQTIGGVKYFQFKNLGTGVKPNRVSEGYRLELKSLTANSMLLQSAVNFEGKTVYINYTFTR encoded by the coding sequence ATGAAAAGAATTAAGTTGTTAGCCGCAGCATCCCTGAGCCTGGTCCTGTTCTTCACAGCCTGTTCACCCAGCAAAGTAGCCAGCCCTGAGGGAGACAAGGTAAACCTGAAAGGTACCTGGACGGTGAGCAATGTAGACCTGGACGGCGTTTCCAAGAACGGATTTAAAGTAACTGTGTTTGATGATGCTCTGTATACCTGCTACATAGGTAGCCAGTGGAGCCTGGTCCCCAATGGCAACGGCTCCTACACCGTTCCCGCTTCCGGCGATTGCACCGGTGGTCAGCGTAATATCTACTGGAGTGTTCAAACCATCGGTGGTGTGAAATACTTCCAGTTCAAGAACCTGGGCACAGGTGTAAAACCCAATAGGGTATCTGAAGGTTACCGCCTCGAACTGAAATCACTCACCGCTAACAGCATGCTGCTGCAAAGCGCCGTGAACTTTGAAGGAAAGACCGTATATATCAATTATACGTTTACGAGGTAA
- a CDS encoding acetyl-CoA C-acyltransferase: protein MNKREVYIIAAVRTPIGSFGGKLKDFTATQLGAFAIKGALEKAGVKPEQVQDVLMGSVIQANLGQAPARQAAKFAGLPNEVNCTTVNKVCASGMKAISQAAQSIALGDADIVVAGGMESMSNVPFYVENLRWGNKYGNTNLIDGLAKDGLTDVYDGKAMGNAAELCARECGISREDQDTFAIESYKRSQAAWNEGKFTEEVIPVSIPSRKGDPEIFSKDEEPFNVKFDKIPELKPAFQKDGTVTAANASTMNDGAAALVLMSKEKADELGLKPIAKVVSYADAEQAPEWFTTTPAIAVPKAVAKAGLKMEDISYFELNEAFAVVGIENTKRMKLDPSKVNVNGGAVSVGHPLGASGARIIVTLINVLKQNKAKYGAAGICNGGGGASAMVIENV from the coding sequence ATGAATAAACGCGAAGTGTATATTATTGCGGCTGTACGTACTCCGATAGGTAGTTTCGGCGGAAAGCTCAAGGATTTTACTGCAACCCAGCTGGGTGCATTTGCCATCAAAGGCGCGCTGGAGAAAGCGGGTGTAAAACCCGAACAGGTGCAGGATGTACTGATGGGCTCTGTGATCCAGGCCAATCTCGGACAGGCGCCTGCCCGCCAGGCAGCGAAGTTTGCCGGTCTTCCCAACGAAGTGAATTGCACAACAGTGAACAAAGTTTGCGCAAGTGGTATGAAAGCCATTTCACAGGCAGCACAGAGCATTGCCCTCGGCGATGCGGACATTGTTGTTGCCGGTGGTATGGAGAGCATGAGCAATGTTCCCTTCTATGTAGAGAACCTGCGCTGGGGCAACAAATATGGAAATACGAATCTGATCGACGGTCTTGCGAAAGACGGTCTTACTGATGTATACGATGGTAAGGCAATGGGTAATGCTGCTGAGCTCTGCGCGCGTGAATGTGGTATCAGTCGTGAGGACCAGGATACATTTGCCATCGAAAGCTACAAGCGTTCACAGGCGGCCTGGAATGAAGGTAAATTCACAGAAGAAGTGATCCCTGTTTCCATTCCTTCCCGCAAAGGCGATCCGGAGATCTTTTCAAAAGATGAAGAGCCTTTCAATGTGAAATTCGATAAGATCCCTGAGCTGAAACCTGCATTCCAGAAAGACGGTACCGTTACTGCCGCCAATGCCTCCACGATGAATGATGGCGCGGCTGCACTGGTGCTGATGAGCAAGGAAAAAGCAGATGAGCTGGGATTGAAACCAATTGCTAAAGTAGTATCTTATGCAGATGCAGAGCAGGCGCCCGAGTGGTTCACAACCACGCCTGCAATTGCTGTTCCGAAAGCAGTGGCCAAAGCAGGACTGAAGATGGAAGATATCAGTTATTTCGAGCTCAACGAAGCATTTGCAGTGGTTGGGATCGAGAATACAAAACGCATGAAACTGGATCCTTCCAAAGTGAACGTGAATGGTGGTGCAGTAAGTGTGGGTCATCCTTTGGGAGCCAGCGGCGCCAGGATCATCGTTACACTGATCAATGTTCTGAAGCAGAACAAAGCGAAGTACGGCGCTGCAGGGATCTGCAACGGCGGCGGCGGCGCAAGCGCGATGGTGATCGAGAATGTGTAA
- a CDS encoding LytR/AlgR family response regulator transcription factor: MTTPIRCIITDDEPMARKGLQGYIEKTGFLTLTGVCEDALQLNQLLKTQSADLLFLDIEMPYLSGIDFLKNAINPPRVIFTTAYDQYALSGYELDVLDYLWKPIAFERFLKAANKAYDYFRLQQSEGKQDYLFVKVDNRLEKLFFAEILFAEAMENYVRIYTESRKLIIHSTMRSLLDSLPAVNFIQPHKSYIINLDAIRAIEGNVLHIREYQVPVSKYLREAVMEKIINNRLLKK; the protein is encoded by the coding sequence ATGACAACACCAATCAGGTGCATCATTACAGACGACGAACCCATGGCCCGAAAGGGCCTGCAGGGTTATATCGAAAAAACAGGATTCCTCACGCTCACCGGCGTTTGTGAAGATGCCCTGCAATTGAACCAGCTGCTCAAAACACAAAGCGCCGATCTGTTGTTCCTCGATATTGAAATGCCTTATTTATCAGGTATCGATTTTCTGAAGAATGCCATAAACCCGCCACGCGTGATCTTCACCACTGCCTATGACCAGTATGCGCTGAGTGGTTATGAGCTGGATGTGCTGGACTACCTGTGGAAACCGATCGCGTTTGAACGTTTCCTCAAAGCTGCCAACAAGGCTTACGATTATTTCCGCCTGCAGCAATCAGAAGGAAAACAGGATTATCTTTTTGTAAAAGTCGATAACCGGCTGGAGAAACTTTTCTTTGCTGAGATTTTGTTTGCTGAAGCGATGGAAAATTATGTGCGCATTTATACAGAAAGCCGTAAACTCATCATTCACTCAACAATGAGATCTTTGCTGGATAGTTTGCCTGCTGTCAATTTCATTCAACCTCACAAATCATATATTATCAACCTTGATGCCATTCGCGCTATCGAAGGCAATGTACTGCATATACGGGAGTACCAGGTGCCGGTATCGAAATACCTGCGCGAAGCAGTGATGGAAAAGATCATCAATAACCGCCTGCTGAAAAAATGA
- a CDS encoding pyruvate dehydrogenase complex E1 component subunit beta has product MARIIAFRDALREAMSEEMRKDQNVFLMGEEVAEYNGAYKVSQGMLDEFGPKRIIDTPIAELGFTGIAVGAAQNGLRPIVEFMTWNFAVLAMDQILNTASKMLAMSGGQISCPIVFRGANGSAGQLGAQHSTAFESYYANIPGIKVISPSNPYDAKGLLKAAIRDNDPVVFMESEVMYGEKGEVPEEEYIIEIGKADIKRPGTDVTIVSFNKMMKVALGAAAELEKEGISAEVIDLRTIRPLDWYTILESVKKTNRLVIVEEQWPMCGVSAEIAYRIQKEGFDYLDAPIRRITAADAPLHYAPNLVAAALPDVPRTVKLVQEVMYMKK; this is encoded by the coding sequence ATGGCAAGAATAATAGCATTTCGTGATGCACTGCGGGAAGCAATGAGCGAAGAGATGAGAAAAGATCAGAATGTGTTTCTGATGGGAGAGGAAGTTGCTGAATACAACGGTGCATACAAAGTAAGCCAGGGCATGCTGGATGAATTCGGCCCCAAGCGCATTATCGATACCCCGATTGCAGAATTGGGCTTTACAGGTATTGCAGTAGGCGCTGCCCAGAACGGGCTTCGCCCCATTGTAGAGTTCATGACCTGGAACTTCGCTGTTCTGGCAATGGACCAGATCCTGAATACAGCATCCAAGATGCTGGCGATGAGTGGCGGTCAGATCAGTTGTCCGATCGTATTCCGCGGAGCCAATGGTTCTGCCGGACAGCTCGGCGCTCAGCACTCTACAGCTTTCGAAAGCTATTATGCCAATATCCCGGGCATCAAAGTGATCTCTCCCTCCAATCCATATGACGCGAAAGGCTTGCTGAAAGCAGCTATCCGCGACAATGATCCCGTAGTGTTCATGGAAAGTGAAGTGATGTACGGAGAGAAAGGTGAAGTTCCTGAAGAAGAGTATATCATCGAGATCGGAAAGGCCGACATCAAAAGACCAGGCACCGATGTTACCATCGTTAGCTTCAATAAAATGATGAAGGTTGCCCTGGGTGCTGCTGCCGAACTGGAAAAAGAAGGCATCAGTGCTGAGGTGATAGATCTTCGCACCATCCGTCCGCTGGACTGGTACACGATCCTCGAGAGCGTGAAGAAAACCAATCGCCTGGTGATCGTGGAAGAGCAATGGCCTATGTGCGGTGTTTCTGCCGAGATCGCTTATCGGATCCAGAAAGAAGGATTTGATTATCTGGATGCTCCGATCCGTAGGATCACAGCTGCTGATGCTCCGCTGCACTACGCACCAAACCTGGTGGCAGCTGCATTGCCTGATGTGCCACGTACAGTGAAGCTGGTTCAGGAAGTGATGTATATGAAGAAGTAA
- a CDS encoding GNAT family N-acetyltransferase, producing the protein MKPVIPSNLTIRHDLRPGDLGSVIHLHGVLYAEEYNFGIAFESYVAAGLAEFYQQYDPLRDRVWIVEDEGKMVGFMLLMHRGGKSSQLRYYLLLAPYRGIGLGKKLMEDYMQWLEEKGYDHSYLWTTNELPAAASLYTRYGFTLTEEKPSDTFGKPVTEQRYDWYLSPGY; encoded by the coding sequence ATGAAACCTGTTATCCCGTCCAATCTTACCATCCGCCATGATCTTCGTCCGGGTGATCTGGGATCTGTGATCCATCTTCATGGCGTGCTGTATGCTGAAGAATACAATTTTGGAATTGCTTTTGAATCCTATGTTGCAGCAGGGCTTGCGGAATTCTACCAGCAATATGATCCGCTTCGCGATAGAGTATGGATTGTTGAAGACGAAGGAAAGATGGTGGGCTTCATGCTGCTGATGCATCGCGGTGGAAAATCATCACAGCTTCGATACTATTTGCTCCTGGCTCCGTACCGTGGCATTGGCCTCGGCAAGAAACTGATGGAAGATTATATGCAATGGCTGGAAGAGAAGGGATATGATCATTCTTATCTCTGGACCACCAATGAACTCCCGGCAGCAGCTTCTCTCTATACCCGCTATGGTTTTACACTTACAGAAGAAAAACCTTCTGATACTTTTGGAAAGCCAGTGACTGAGCAGCGCTACGATTGGTATTTGAGCCCCGGATATTAA
- a CDS encoding DoxX family protein produces the protein MPRFFQWLDRNSDTGIFLLRLFVGFRLLEGVFDNILSWQRMQEFSDFLDKFSFPFPLFCAVLSVYAQAVAGLMIILGWQIRYAAMLMIINFAVALIMVHWGQSLEEMTVPLLLLFVFVLFLFQGAGSITVSSLSGKKR, from the coding sequence ATGCCACGCTTCTTTCAATGGCTGGATCGCAACAGCGATACCGGGATTTTCCTGCTGCGGCTTTTTGTTGGCTTCAGGTTACTGGAGGGAGTTTTTGATAATATTCTCAGCTGGCAGCGAATGCAGGAGTTCAGTGATTTCCTGGATAAATTCAGCTTCCCTTTTCCACTTTTTTGTGCTGTGTTGTCTGTATACGCCCAGGCAGTTGCCGGGCTGATGATCATTCTCGGATGGCAGATACGGTATGCAGCAATGCTGATGATCATTAACTTTGCGGTGGCATTGATAATGGTACACTGGGGACAGAGCCTGGAAGAAATGACCGTTCCATTATTACTGTTATTTGTTTTTGTGCTTTTTCTGTTCCAGGGCGCGGGGAGTATTACGGTTTCCTCGCTGTCAGGGAAGAAACGTTAA
- a CDS encoding S41 family peptidase, whose amino-acid sequence MIRAVSLISVLLFSICCVNAQSSTGSSFAANTSMRGQDSAYALLEDALELMQRSPFSKPAIGWDSLKSAARNQLITASCSKDAHAVINWCAAQANLNHSFLMPKAKVSVYSNDTVTLKRTPALRELVGKIQAELTADGVGYISVPYISTTDEASCRLLADSLQKQIRKLAQQGAVNWIIDLRSNTGGNCWPMLAGMGPLIGEGVCGYFVKPDRSTTISYNNGTAWHGKTAMCTVSSPLTLSEMEKKNIVILTGPKTSSAGEILALAFRGMPNVRTMGEPTAGLTTGNAPYTMLDGSLLILSVCREADRKGVIVEGKLQPDDRIAPSTSEDAARIAAVMWLQSL is encoded by the coding sequence ATGATCAGAGCTGTTTCCCTCATTTCAGTTTTACTGTTTTCTATTTGCTGTGTAAACGCACAATCATCCACCGGCAGCTCCTTTGCTGCCAATACCAGTATGAGGGGACAGGATAGCGCTTATGCATTACTGGAAGATGCGCTGGAGCTGATGCAGAGGAGCCCGTTCAGCAAACCGGCCATCGGTTGGGATTCACTGAAATCTGCTGCCCGCAACCAACTCATCACTGCCAGTTGCAGTAAGGATGCGCATGCCGTGATCAACTGGTGCGCTGCACAGGCTAACCTCAATCACAGTTTCCTCATGCCGAAGGCCAAAGTATCTGTTTATTCAAACGATACAGTCACACTCAAAAGAACACCTGCATTACGTGAGCTGGTGGGTAAGATACAGGCAGAGCTTACTGCGGATGGCGTTGGTTATATCAGCGTTCCCTATATCAGCACTACAGACGAGGCCAGTTGCCGCCTGCTGGCGGACAGTCTTCAAAAACAAATAAGGAAACTGGCCCAACAGGGAGCTGTGAACTGGATCATCGATCTCCGCAGCAATACCGGCGGCAATTGCTGGCCCATGCTTGCCGGCATGGGGCCATTGATCGGCGAAGGCGTATGCGGCTATTTTGTAAAACCGGATCGCAGCACCACCATCAGTTACAATAATGGAACAGCCTGGCATGGCAAAACTGCCATGTGCACTGTGTCATCGCCTCTTACTTTATCGGAAATGGAAAAGAAGAATATTGTAATACTTACAGGACCAAAAACCAGCAGCGCCGGAGAGATATTGGCGCTGGCATTCCGCGGCATGCCCAATGTGCGTACTATGGGAGAACCAACAGCTGGCCTCACCACCGGCAATGCTCCCTATACAATGCTGGATGGCTCCCTGCTGATCTTATCTGTTTGCAGGGAAGCTGACAGGAAGGGAGTGATAGTGGAAGGAAAGCTGCAGCCGGACGACAGGATTGCGCCTTCCACTTCCGAAGATGCGGCGAGGATCGCAGCTGTGATGTGGCTGCAGAGTTTGTAA
- a CDS encoding sensor histidine kinase has product MKWFWRYAFPVVFGLLIYFSIRVVTDTNDGTKFWLRPWKQNAIEIVCVVIITCITLPFLHKLVQQFSKRTSVFNIGNVMREFFIILLVALLSMNPMLFFIHYLIEDPVTLSDFSIANVVVALYILLYYSIARGNNFVQAYIDQQLKLERITNDQLQTELKFLKAQYHPHFLFNALNTIYFQMDEDLPGAKRSIEQFSGLLRYQLYDQQQTVTISKELGYLQQFIDLQKIRSSEKLQLSVNFDPGLQQQQLYPLLLLPLVENAFKYAGGSWTIDINATLENDHLEFTVANAVPSEVPQHSASGIGLENVKRRLDLLYPGNAKLDVKRENDTFIAKLIIPLH; this is encoded by the coding sequence ATGAAATGGTTCTGGAGATATGCATTCCCGGTAGTGTTCGGCCTGCTGATCTATTTTTCCATCCGGGTGGTTACCGATACCAATGATGGAACGAAGTTCTGGTTAAGGCCCTGGAAACAAAACGCCATCGAGATCGTCTGCGTGGTAATTATCACCTGTATCACTCTTCCATTTTTACATAAACTGGTTCAGCAATTCAGTAAAAGAACATCGGTGTTCAATATCGGTAATGTGATGCGCGAGTTCTTCATTATTCTGCTGGTTGCCCTGCTGAGTATGAATCCCATGCTGTTCTTCATTCATTACCTCATCGAAGACCCTGTAACCTTGAGTGATTTCAGCATCGCCAATGTAGTAGTGGCCCTGTATATCCTTTTATATTATTCCATCGCGCGGGGAAACAATTTTGTGCAGGCCTATATCGATCAGCAATTAAAACTCGAACGCATCACCAACGACCAGTTGCAGACAGAATTGAAATTCCTGAAAGCACAATACCATCCGCATTTCCTTTTCAATGCACTTAACACCATCTATTTCCAGATGGATGAAGACCTGCCCGGCGCCAAGCGAAGCATTGAACAGTTCAGCGGATTGCTGCGCTATCAATTGTATGATCAGCAACAGACCGTAACTATCAGCAAAGAGCTAGGTTACCTGCAGCAATTTATCGATTTACAAAAAATACGGAGCTCGGAAAAGCTGCAACTATCCGTTAATTTTGATCCGGGTCTGCAACAGCAGCAGCTCTACCCGCTCCTGCTTTTGCCATTGGTGGAGAATGCTTTCAAATATGCAGGCGGCAGCTGGACCATTGATATCAATGCAACACTGGAGAATGATCACCTGGAATTTACTGTTGCCAACGCAGTTCCATCGGAGGTTCCGCAACACAGCGCCAGTGGCATCGGACTGGAAAATGTAAAAAGAAGATTAGACCTGTTGTATCCCGGCAATGCAAAATTAGATGTAAAAAGAGAAAACGATACATTCATCGCGAAGCTGATCATACCACTTCATTAA
- a CDS encoding helix-turn-helix transcriptional regulator, with amino-acid sequence MEQSFAKRPVHMGQNIQKFRLIREKSQGDVAAELEVKRGKAVSQQFVSDLENKETIEDDELLRQIAEILRVDPEVIKSMDWNAAINIISCTFKDNSNAAHTVNQTIYPLDKLLEFFEKEKKEWKSETEALKAELAKLRGEMK; translated from the coding sequence ATGGAACAATCCTTCGCCAAACGCCCGGTTCATATGGGCCAAAACATTCAGAAGTTCAGGCTTATTCGTGAGAAAAGTCAGGGTGATGTTGCCGCAGAGCTGGAGGTTAAGAGAGGTAAGGCAGTGAGCCAGCAATTTGTTTCTGATCTGGAGAATAAGGAAACGATAGAAGATGATGAGTTGTTGAGGCAGATTGCAGAGATATTAAGAGTAGATCCTGAGGTTATAAAATCTATGGATTGGAATGCAGCTATTAATATTATTAGTTGCACGTTCAAGGATAACTCAAATGCAGCCCATACAGTCAATCAAACAATCTATCCGTTAGATAAACTCCTGGAATTTTTCGAGAAAGAAAAGAAAGAATGGAAGAGTGAAACTGAAGCCCTCAAAGCAGAACTTGCAAAACTTAGAGGAGAAATGAAATAA
- a CDS encoding acyltransferase family protein, with product MQTQTARQAYLDWLRILAILGVLFFHSAMPYVAEWGWHLKNNQTSNLLMEFNFWLSRFRMPLLFFISGTVTWFMLQKRNGTAFIGLRFRRLFIPLLAGTLLIVPPQVYLERVSQGYTGSYRDFYPSVFKFQPYPNGNFSWHHLWFIAYLFVYDVIFAPLFSWMVRNHQRPGLTKLFNWLSTGWNIYLLAIPGVLIYTFFAWDNPATNDLIHDYCYFFYWLFFLLTGFICICYPGLMNSLERNRRISLAVGIASILFINYWRWNGLEDGIHTKFYTAVYPVMAYAWVFSLVGYGKRYLNRPHRSLNYLNQMVYPFYILHQTVIVILTFYVIRTTDTILMKYLFTVLLTFFISIILIHVFIRPFGLSRWLFGMKAGNLKQQ from the coding sequence ATGCAAACACAAACCGCCCGTCAGGCTTATCTGGACTGGCTCCGGATCCTCGCCATCCTCGGTGTTCTCTTCTTCCATTCCGCCATGCCCTACGTGGCTGAATGGGGTTGGCACCTCAAGAATAACCAGACCAGTAACTTGCTGATGGAATTTAATTTCTGGCTCAGCAGGTTCAGAATGCCCCTTCTTTTCTTCATTTCAGGCACCGTAACCTGGTTCATGCTCCAGAAACGAAACGGAACGGCCTTTATCGGCCTCCGTTTCCGCAGGCTGTTCATTCCCCTGCTGGCCGGTACGCTCCTGATTGTGCCACCCCAGGTGTACCTGGAGAGGGTTTCGCAGGGCTATACCGGTAGCTACCGGGACTTCTACCCTTCTGTTTTCAAATTCCAGCCCTATCCCAATGGCAATTTCAGCTGGCACCATCTCTGGTTCATCGCCTATCTCTTCGTTTATGATGTGATCTTTGCGCCACTCTTCAGCTGGATGGTGCGCAACCACCAGCGGCCGGGATTGACAAAACTGTTCAACTGGTTGTCCACCGGATGGAATATTTACCTGCTGGCCATTCCCGGTGTTCTGATTTACACTTTTTTCGCCTGGGATAATCCTGCCACCAACGATCTGATCCACGATTACTGTTATTTCTTCTACTGGCTCTTCTTCCTGCTCACCGGATTCATCTGCATTTGCTATCCCGGTCTGATGAACAGCCTGGAACGCAATCGGCGTATTTCACTGGCTGTTGGCATCGCCAGCATTCTTTTTATCAATTACTGGAGATGGAATGGTTTGGAAGATGGGATCCATACCAAATTTTATACTGCCGTGTATCCGGTAATGGCCTATGCCTGGGTTTTCTCGCTGGTAGGATATGGAAAACGATACCTTAATCGTCCGCACCGCAGCCTGAATTATCTCAATCAAATGGTGTATCCTTTTTATATCTTGCACCAGACCGTGATCGTGATCCTTACATTTTACGTGATCCGCACCACAGATACGATCCTGATGAAATACCTGTTCACTGTTTTGCTGACATTCTTCATTAGTATAATTTTAATTCATGTATTCATCCGGCCATTTGGATTGAGCAGATGGCTGTTCGGGATGAAAGCCGGTAACCTAAAACAACAATAA
- a CDS encoding GNAT family N-acetyltransferase, which produces MSDVLIRYGTREDAMEIAALSRETFYSAFAKDNSVEDMEKFMTEQFSTARLMAQVGAPGNIFLLAYVGEQLAGYVRLLDGFPPSELKDFPTIEIARIYARQDAIGKGVGRALMQRSIEIATSMNKRSIWLGVWEKNDRAIAFYTKWGFEKFGEHDFLLGNDVQRDWMMRKLL; this is translated from the coding sequence ATGTCAGATGTTTTGATCAGGTATGGTACCCGCGAGGATGCCATGGAAATTGCGGCCCTCAGCAGGGAGACATTTTACAGCGCGTTTGCAAAGGATAACAGTGTAGAAGACATGGAGAAATTCATGACGGAGCAGTTTAGCACGGCACGACTGATGGCGCAGGTAGGTGCGCCGGGGAATATCTTTTTGCTGGCTTATGTGGGCGAGCAGCTGGCGGGATATGTACGATTGCTGGATGGATTTCCGCCGTCGGAATTGAAGGATTTTCCTACGATCGAGATAGCCAGGATCTATGCCAGGCAGGATGCAATAGGCAAAGGAGTGGGGAGAGCGCTGATGCAGAGATCCATAGAAATTGCAACCAGTATGAATAAGCGCAGTATCTGGCTGGGCGTTTGGGAAAAGAATGACCGGGCTATTGCGTTTTATACAAAATGGGGATTTGAGAAATTTGGGGAGCATGATTTTTTACTGGGTAATGATGTGCAAAGGGATTGGATGATGCGAAAGTTGTTATGA
- a CDS encoding HEPN domain-containing protein codes for MNLNPILETILSKIVNTISPDKIIVLGYIDKHRKRFSIFDHSFSEINDPEDMNLLVIADCSNIDRNNVLDMLEQRCKTLCRLAIIWVSPAAFNNQLEQNTPFAIRALQSGTILYQKWQPADHIQTAINKKTETQADKSELFPWYERSQIFSQMAGVQFRFGNFGMAAFCIHQAVEQLLIMLFANITGFRYGLHNLDRMLCILRFHNDEAASVFSKETSQERDRLLLLRKTYISYRYHSDIIIGKDDINYYFSELNKLQQMADQVFYFREVQKTETY; via the coding sequence ATGAATTTGAATCCAATCTTAGAAACAATCCTCAGTAAAATTGTCAATACTATATCTCCTGATAAAATTATTGTATTAGGTTATATCGATAAGCACAGAAAAAGATTCTCAATTTTCGATCATTCATTCAGTGAAATAAATGATCCGGAAGATATGAACCTGCTAGTAATTGCAGACTGCAGCAATATTGATCGCAACAATGTATTGGATATGCTTGAACAACGATGTAAAACATTATGCCGACTCGCAATCATATGGGTATCTCCTGCTGCATTCAACAATCAACTTGAACAAAATACTCCTTTTGCAATCCGCGCCCTTCAATCCGGCACAATCCTTTATCAAAAATGGCAACCGGCTGACCATATCCAAACCGCCATCAATAAAAAAACGGAAACACAAGCAGACAAATCGGAACTCTTCCCCTGGTACGAAAGATCGCAAATATTCAGCCAAATGGCAGGTGTACAATTTCGATTCGGCAATTTTGGGATGGCTGCCTTTTGTATACATCAGGCAGTAGAGCAATTACTGATCATGCTGTTTGCGAATATCACAGGATTCAGGTATGGGTTGCATAATCTGGACAGAATGCTATGTATACTTCGCTTTCATAATGACGAAGCCGCCAGTGTGTTTTCGAAAGAAACTTCACAGGAAAGGGATCGGTTATTATTACTGAGAAAGACCTATATCTCCTATCGATACCATTCGGACATAATAATTGGTAAAGATGATATCAATTATTACTTTTCTGAGCTTAATAAACTCCAGCAAATGGCTGATCAGGTATTCTACTTCAGAGAAGTCCAAAAAACTGAGACCTATTAA